A single region of the Cucumis melo cultivar AY chromosome 3, USDA_Cmelo_AY_1.0, whole genome shotgun sequence genome encodes:
- the LOC103496546 gene encoding uncharacterized protein LOC103496546 isoform X9, producing the protein MVPPRASDPGWAHGIMVNGGRQKIKCKYCNKVMLGGGISRLKQHLAGERGNVAPCEEVPEEVKVQIQQLLGFKVLEKLKRQKNGSKNAVSCFPSREEINDGTHGVQNSRRHSLRRKAKEVREGVTKEAKRKKKHLLPTTFVTQSVNQNTAQIESIEQADMAVAKFVYQAGIPITVVNSQYFQQMADAIAAVGPGYKMPTYYSLMGKLLDRSVQDVGEYVEELRKSWEVTGCSVLVDRWVDRTGSVVINFFVYCSKGTMFLKSVDSSEISESAEGLLNLFDTIVQEVGPKNIVNFVTDSSSLFKAAGILLVEKYKTFFSSVCAAHCVELILEEIEKTVEVKEIVGKAKRIVQFIYNNVWVLNQIKKRSGGREIIHLASTRYFSIFLTLQNILSLKDHLHQTFTSDAWMQSDLSQYGAGLEVTKITADPQFWSKCDHITMGTKPLLSVLQFLESEEKPSAGFIFDAFEKMKSSVMLAFNQKESVYLPYLKAIDHVLLKEFQSSLHVAACYLNPSIFYSPTFLSSKVIQKGLLDCIEALEPDITSQVMITNNINFYEEAVGDFGRPVALHGRDSLAPATWWSLYGTDYPDLQRLAVRILSQTCSVVQCRKRCSMFNYLYLKKNWLEKQKMNDLAFAHYNLQLQERRPETCKARCSIDAVDPVLLEAIDANMEDWVDVKVTNQETLVTTQETLVEHKLSNRDSCIGSTDERSTEETRDTDGEEHHHLVNF; encoded by the exons ATGGTACCTCCACGAGCTTCTGATCCAGGTTGGGCTCATGGAATTATGGTCAATGGAGGCCGCCAGAAGATTAAATGCAAATACTGTAATAAAGTTATGCTTGGGGGTGGCATATCCAGACTTAAGCAACATCTAGCTGGGGAAAGGGGAAATGTAGCTCCATGTGAGGAAGTTCCAGAAGAAGTTAAGGTGCAGATTCAACAACTTTTAGGTTTTAAAGTTTTGGAGAAGCTGAAACGGCAGAAGAACGGTAGCAAGAATGCAGTATCGTGCTTTCCAAGTAGGGAAGAAATAAATGATGGGACACATGGGGTTCAGAATTCACGACGACACTCTTTGCGGAGAAAGGCAAAGGAGGTACGGGAAGGAGTTACTAAGGAAgcaaagaggaaaaagaaacatCTTCTTCCAACAACTTTTGTTACTCAATCCGTTAACCAGAATACTGCCCAGATAGAAAGCATAGAACAAGCTGATATGGCTGTTGCTAAATTTGTATACCAAGCGGGTATACCAATCACTGTTGTGAACTCACAATATTTCCAACAAATGGCTGATGCAATTGCTGCTGTAGGCCCTGGTTATAAGATGCCTACTTATTATTCTTTGATGGGCAAATTGCTTGACAGAAGTGTCCAGGATGTTGGAGAATATGTTGAAGAGTTGAGAAAATCATGGGAGGTTACTGGGTGCTCAGTCTTGGTTGATAGGTGGGTGGATAGAACTGGTTCTGTGGTCATAAACTTTTTTGTCTATTGTTCCAAGGGTACCATGTTCCTTAAATCTGTTGATTCATCTGAAATTTCAGAATCAGCTGAGGGCCTTCTAAATTTATTTGACACCATTGTTCAAGAAGTTGGACCGAAGAATATAGTCAATTTTGTGACAGATTCTTCTTCCTTGTTTAAAGCTGCAGGTATACTCTTGGTGGAAAAATACAAGACCTTTTTCTCAAGTGTTTGTGCTGCACATTGTGTGGAGTTGATCCTCGAGGAAATTGAGAAAACCGTAGAAGTAAAAGAGATTGTTGGGAAAGCGAAAAGGATAGTTCAGTTCATATACAACAATGTCTGGGTCCTAAACCAAATAAAGAAGAGAAGTGGTGGAAGAGAAATTATTCACCTTGCATCTACAAGATATTTCTCCATCTTCTTGACTCTGCAAAACATTTTGTCCTTGAAAGACCATCTTCATCAGACATTCACTAGTGATGCTTGGATGCAGTCAGATTTGTCACAGTATGGGGCTGGACTTGAGGTGACAAAGATCACTGCTGATCCACAATTCTGGTCGAAGTGTGATCATATTACAATGGGAACAAAACCATTACTTTCTGTGTTGCAATTTCTTGAGTCAGAGGAGAAGCCATCTGCTGGATTTATATTTGATGCATTTGAAAAAATGAAGAGTAGTGTCATGCTTGCTTTCAACCAGAAGGAATCTGTGTACTTGCCATATTTGAAAGCCATTGACCATGTTTTACTGAAGGAATTTCAGAGCTCCCTTCATGTGGCTGCATGCTACCTAAACCCGTCGATATTCTATAGTCCTACATTCTTATCCAGCAAAGTTATTCAAAAGGGTTTACTGGATTGTATCGAAGCCTTAGAGCCAGATATAACATCTCAGGTCATGATTACAAACAATATAAATTTCTATGAGGAAGCTGTTGGAGATTTTGGGCGGCCAGTTGCATTACATGGTCGGGATTCACTGGCCCCAG CTACTTGGTGGTCATTGTATGGAACTGATTACCCAGATTTACAACGGTTGGCTGTTAGGATATTGAGTCAGACTTGCAGCGTTGTACAATGTCGTAAAAGATGTAGCATGTTCAATTATCTCTATTTAAAGAAGAACTGGCTGGAAAAGCAGAAGATGAATGACCTTGCATTTGCTCATTATAATTTGCAGCTCCAGGAGAG GAGACCGGAGACTTGTAAAGCAAGGTGCTCAATAGATGCAGTAGATCCTGTTCTTTTGGAAGCCATTGATGCGAACATGGAAGATTGGGTGGATGTGAAGGTCACTAATCAGGAGACCTTGGTCACTACTCAGGAGACCTTGGTGGAACATAAACTGTCAAATAGGGATAGTTGTATTGGCAGCACCGATGAGAGAAGCACTGAGGAGACTAGAGATACAGATG
- the LOC103496546 gene encoding uncharacterized protein LOC103496546 isoform X14 encodes MVPPRASDPGWAHGIMVNGGRQKIKCKYCNKVMLGGGISRLKQHLAGERGNVAPCEEVPEEVKVQIQQLLGFKVLEKLKRQKNGSKNAVSCFPSREEINDGTHGVQNSRRHSLRRKAKEVREGVTKEAKRKKKHLLPTTFVTQSVNQNTAQIESIEQADMAVAKFVYQAGIPITVVNSQYFQQMADAIAAVGPGYKMPTYYSLMGKLLDRSVQDVGEYVEELRKSWEVTGCSVLVDRWVDRTGSVVINFFVYCSKGTMFLKSVDSSEISESAEGLLNLFDTIVQEVGPKNIVNFVTDSSSLFKAAGILLVEKYKTFFSSVCAAHCVELILEEIEKTVEVKEIVGKAKRIVQFIYNNVWVLNQIKKRSGGREIIHLASTRYFSIFLTLQNILSLKDHLHQTFTSDAWMQSDLSQYGAGLEVTKITADPQFWSKCDHITMGTKPLLSVLQFLESEEKPSAGFIFDAFEKMKSSVMLAFNQKESVYLPYLKAIDHVLLKEFQSSLHVAACYLNPSIFYSPTFLSSKVIQKGLLDCIEALEPDITSQVMITNNINFYEEAVGDFGRPVALHGRDSLAPATWWSLYGTDYPDLQRLAVRILSQTCSVVQCRKRCSMFNYLYLKKNWLEKQKMNDLAFAHYNLQLQERRPETCKARCSIDAVDPVLLEAIDANMEDWVDVKVTNQETLVTTQETLVEHKLSNRDSCIGSTDERSTEETRDTDAT; translated from the exons ATGGTACCTCCACGAGCTTCTGATCCAGGTTGGGCTCATGGAATTATGGTCAATGGAGGCCGCCAGAAGATTAAATGCAAATACTGTAATAAAGTTATGCTTGGGGGTGGCATATCCAGACTTAAGCAACATCTAGCTGGGGAAAGGGGAAATGTAGCTCCATGTGAGGAAGTTCCAGAAGAAGTTAAGGTGCAGATTCAACAACTTTTAGGTTTTAAAGTTTTGGAGAAGCTGAAACGGCAGAAGAACGGTAGCAAGAATGCAGTATCGTGCTTTCCAAGTAGGGAAGAAATAAATGATGGGACACATGGGGTTCAGAATTCACGACGACACTCTTTGCGGAGAAAGGCAAAGGAGGTACGGGAAGGAGTTACTAAGGAAgcaaagaggaaaaagaaacatCTTCTTCCAACAACTTTTGTTACTCAATCCGTTAACCAGAATACTGCCCAGATAGAAAGCATAGAACAAGCTGATATGGCTGTTGCTAAATTTGTATACCAAGCGGGTATACCAATCACTGTTGTGAACTCACAATATTTCCAACAAATGGCTGATGCAATTGCTGCTGTAGGCCCTGGTTATAAGATGCCTACTTATTATTCTTTGATGGGCAAATTGCTTGACAGAAGTGTCCAGGATGTTGGAGAATATGTTGAAGAGTTGAGAAAATCATGGGAGGTTACTGGGTGCTCAGTCTTGGTTGATAGGTGGGTGGATAGAACTGGTTCTGTGGTCATAAACTTTTTTGTCTATTGTTCCAAGGGTACCATGTTCCTTAAATCTGTTGATTCATCTGAAATTTCAGAATCAGCTGAGGGCCTTCTAAATTTATTTGACACCATTGTTCAAGAAGTTGGACCGAAGAATATAGTCAATTTTGTGACAGATTCTTCTTCCTTGTTTAAAGCTGCAGGTATACTCTTGGTGGAAAAATACAAGACCTTTTTCTCAAGTGTTTGTGCTGCACATTGTGTGGAGTTGATCCTCGAGGAAATTGAGAAAACCGTAGAAGTAAAAGAGATTGTTGGGAAAGCGAAAAGGATAGTTCAGTTCATATACAACAATGTCTGGGTCCTAAACCAAATAAAGAAGAGAAGTGGTGGAAGAGAAATTATTCACCTTGCATCTACAAGATATTTCTCCATCTTCTTGACTCTGCAAAACATTTTGTCCTTGAAAGACCATCTTCATCAGACATTCACTAGTGATGCTTGGATGCAGTCAGATTTGTCACAGTATGGGGCTGGACTTGAGGTGACAAAGATCACTGCTGATCCACAATTCTGGTCGAAGTGTGATCATATTACAATGGGAACAAAACCATTACTTTCTGTGTTGCAATTTCTTGAGTCAGAGGAGAAGCCATCTGCTGGATTTATATTTGATGCATTTGAAAAAATGAAGAGTAGTGTCATGCTTGCTTTCAACCAGAAGGAATCTGTGTACTTGCCATATTTGAAAGCCATTGACCATGTTTTACTGAAGGAATTTCAGAGCTCCCTTCATGTGGCTGCATGCTACCTAAACCCGTCGATATTCTATAGTCCTACATTCTTATCCAGCAAAGTTATTCAAAAGGGTTTACTGGATTGTATCGAAGCCTTAGAGCCAGATATAACATCTCAGGTCATGATTACAAACAATATAAATTTCTATGAGGAAGCTGTTGGAGATTTTGGGCGGCCAGTTGCATTACATGGTCGGGATTCACTGGCCCCAG CTACTTGGTGGTCATTGTATGGAACTGATTACCCAGATTTACAACGGTTGGCTGTTAGGATATTGAGTCAGACTTGCAGCGTTGTACAATGTCGTAAAAGATGTAGCATGTTCAATTATCTCTATTTAAAGAAGAACTGGCTGGAAAAGCAGAAGATGAATGACCTTGCATTTGCTCATTATAATTTGCAGCTCCAGGAGAG GAGACCGGAGACTTGTAAAGCAAGGTGCTCAATAGATGCAGTAGATCCTGTTCTTTTGGAAGCCATTGATGCGAACATGGAAGATTGGGTGGATGTGAAGGTCACTAATCAGGAGACCTTGGTCACTACTCAGGAGACCTTGGTGGAACATAAACTGTCAAATAGGGATAGTTGTATTGGCAGCACCGATGAGAGAAGCACTGAGGAGACTAGAGATACAGATG CAACATAA
- the LOC103496546 gene encoding uncharacterized protein LOC103496546 isoform X2, whose product MVPPRASDPGWAHGIMVNGGRQKIKCKYCNKVMLGGGISRLKQHLAGERGNVAPCEEVPEEVKVQIQQLLGFKVLEKLKRQKNGSKNAVSCFPSREEINDGTHGVQNSRRHSLRRKAKEVREGVTKEAKRKKKHLLPTTFVTQSVNQNTAQIESIEQADMAVAKFVYQAGIPITVVNSQYFQQMADAIAAVGPGYKMPTYYSLMGKLLDRSVQDVGEYVEELRKSWEVTGCSVLVDRWVDRTGSVVINFFVYCSKGTMFLKSVDSSEISESAEGLLNLFDTIVQEVGPKNIVNFVTDSSSLFKAAGILLVEKYKTFFSSVCAAHCVELILEEIEKTVEVKEIVGKAKRIVQFIYNNVWVLNQIKKRSGGREIIHLASTRYFSIFLTLQNILSLKDHLHQTFTSDAWMQSDLSQYGAGLEVTKITADPQFWSKCDHITMGTKPLLSVLQFLESEEKPSAGFIFDAFEKMKSSVMLAFNQKESVYLPYLKAIDHVLLKEFQSSLHVAACYLNPSIFYSPTFLSSKVIQKGLLDCIEALEPDITSQVMITNNINFYEEAVGDFGRPVALHGRDSLAPATWWSLYGTDYPDLQRLAVRILSQTCSVVQCRKRCSMFNYLYLKKNWLEKQKMNDLAFAHYNLQLQERRPETCKARCSIDAVDPVLLEAIDANMEDWVDVKVTNQETLVTTQETLVEHKLSNRDSCIGSTDERSTEETRDTDEIKSRSVTEMWMVRDKKLYWRSEDRTTSWRELSLCMAALNSSKVTFPSLLESIRSNISSNFPGSVMSTGRQSSGAKNGIKIKEGAILLR is encoded by the exons ATGGTACCTCCACGAGCTTCTGATCCAGGTTGGGCTCATGGAATTATGGTCAATGGAGGCCGCCAGAAGATTAAATGCAAATACTGTAATAAAGTTATGCTTGGGGGTGGCATATCCAGACTTAAGCAACATCTAGCTGGGGAAAGGGGAAATGTAGCTCCATGTGAGGAAGTTCCAGAAGAAGTTAAGGTGCAGATTCAACAACTTTTAGGTTTTAAAGTTTTGGAGAAGCTGAAACGGCAGAAGAACGGTAGCAAGAATGCAGTATCGTGCTTTCCAAGTAGGGAAGAAATAAATGATGGGACACATGGGGTTCAGAATTCACGACGACACTCTTTGCGGAGAAAGGCAAAGGAGGTACGGGAAGGAGTTACTAAGGAAgcaaagaggaaaaagaaacatCTTCTTCCAACAACTTTTGTTACTCAATCCGTTAACCAGAATACTGCCCAGATAGAAAGCATAGAACAAGCTGATATGGCTGTTGCTAAATTTGTATACCAAGCGGGTATACCAATCACTGTTGTGAACTCACAATATTTCCAACAAATGGCTGATGCAATTGCTGCTGTAGGCCCTGGTTATAAGATGCCTACTTATTATTCTTTGATGGGCAAATTGCTTGACAGAAGTGTCCAGGATGTTGGAGAATATGTTGAAGAGTTGAGAAAATCATGGGAGGTTACTGGGTGCTCAGTCTTGGTTGATAGGTGGGTGGATAGAACTGGTTCTGTGGTCATAAACTTTTTTGTCTATTGTTCCAAGGGTACCATGTTCCTTAAATCTGTTGATTCATCTGAAATTTCAGAATCAGCTGAGGGCCTTCTAAATTTATTTGACACCATTGTTCAAGAAGTTGGACCGAAGAATATAGTCAATTTTGTGACAGATTCTTCTTCCTTGTTTAAAGCTGCAGGTATACTCTTGGTGGAAAAATACAAGACCTTTTTCTCAAGTGTTTGTGCTGCACATTGTGTGGAGTTGATCCTCGAGGAAATTGAGAAAACCGTAGAAGTAAAAGAGATTGTTGGGAAAGCGAAAAGGATAGTTCAGTTCATATACAACAATGTCTGGGTCCTAAACCAAATAAAGAAGAGAAGTGGTGGAAGAGAAATTATTCACCTTGCATCTACAAGATATTTCTCCATCTTCTTGACTCTGCAAAACATTTTGTCCTTGAAAGACCATCTTCATCAGACATTCACTAGTGATGCTTGGATGCAGTCAGATTTGTCACAGTATGGGGCTGGACTTGAGGTGACAAAGATCACTGCTGATCCACAATTCTGGTCGAAGTGTGATCATATTACAATGGGAACAAAACCATTACTTTCTGTGTTGCAATTTCTTGAGTCAGAGGAGAAGCCATCTGCTGGATTTATATTTGATGCATTTGAAAAAATGAAGAGTAGTGTCATGCTTGCTTTCAACCAGAAGGAATCTGTGTACTTGCCATATTTGAAAGCCATTGACCATGTTTTACTGAAGGAATTTCAGAGCTCCCTTCATGTGGCTGCATGCTACCTAAACCCGTCGATATTCTATAGTCCTACATTCTTATCCAGCAAAGTTATTCAAAAGGGTTTACTGGATTGTATCGAAGCCTTAGAGCCAGATATAACATCTCAGGTCATGATTACAAACAATATAAATTTCTATGAGGAAGCTGTTGGAGATTTTGGGCGGCCAGTTGCATTACATGGTCGGGATTCACTGGCCCCAG CTACTTGGTGGTCATTGTATGGAACTGATTACCCAGATTTACAACGGTTGGCTGTTAGGATATTGAGTCAGACTTGCAGCGTTGTACAATGTCGTAAAAGATGTAGCATGTTCAATTATCTCTATTTAAAGAAGAACTGGCTGGAAAAGCAGAAGATGAATGACCTTGCATTTGCTCATTATAATTTGCAGCTCCAGGAGAG GAGACCGGAGACTTGTAAAGCAAGGTGCTCAATAGATGCAGTAGATCCTGTTCTTTTGGAAGCCATTGATGCGAACATGGAAGATTGGGTGGATGTGAAGGTCACTAATCAGGAGACCTTGGTCACTACTCAGGAGACCTTGGTGGAACATAAACTGTCAAATAGGGATAGTTGTATTGGCAGCACCGATGAGAGAAGCACTGAGGAGACTAGAGATACAGATG AAATTAAGTCCAGATCTGTTACTGAAATGTGGATGGTGCGTGACAAAAAGCTTTATTGGCGAAGTGAAGACAGGACAACATCTTGGAGGGAGCTGTCTCTTTGCATGGCAGCTTTGAACTCATCGAAGGTAACCTTTCCATCACTGTTGGAATCCATCAGATCAAATATTTCATCTAATTTCCCGGGTTCTGTGATGTCTACTGGAAGGCAATCATCAG GTGCCAAGAATGGAATTAAAATCAAGGAAGGAGCAATATTATTACGCTAA
- the LOC103496546 gene encoding uncharacterized protein LOC103496546 isoform X13: MVPPRASDPGWAHGIMVNGGRQKIKCKYCNKVMLGGGISRLKQHLAGERGNVAPCEEVPEEVKVQIQQLLGFKVLEKLKRQKNGSKNAVSCFPSREEINDGTHGVQNSRRHSLRRKAKEVREGVTKEAKRKKKHLLPTTFVTQSVNQNTAQIESIEQADMAVAKFVYQAGIPITVVNSQYFQQMADAIAAVGPGYKMPTYYSLMGKLLDRSVQDVGEYVEELRKSWEVTGCSVLVDRWVDRTGSVVINFFVYCSKGTMFLKSVDSSEISESAEGLLNLFDTIVQEVGPKNIVNFVTDSSSLFKAAGILLVEKYKTFFSSVCAAHCVELILEEIEKTVEVKEIVGKAKRIVQFIYNNVWVLNQIKKRSGGREIIHLASTRYFSIFLTLQNILSLKDHLHQTFTSDAWMQSDLSQYGAGLEVTKITADPQFWSKCDHITMGTKPLLSVLQFLESEEKPSAGFIFDAFEKMKSSVMLAFNQKESVYLPYLKAIDHVLLKEFQSSLHVAACYLNPSIFYSPTFLSSKVIQKGLLDCIEALEPDITSQVMITNNINFYEEAVGDFGRPVALHGRDSLAPATWWSLYGTDYPDLQRLAVRILSQTCSVVQCRKRCSMFNYLYLKKNWLEKQKMNDLAFAHYNLQLQERRPETCKARCSIDAVDPVLLEAIDANMEDWVDVKVTNQETLVTTQETLVEHKLSNRDSCIGSTDERSTEETRDTDEHS; encoded by the exons ATGGTACCTCCACGAGCTTCTGATCCAGGTTGGGCTCATGGAATTATGGTCAATGGAGGCCGCCAGAAGATTAAATGCAAATACTGTAATAAAGTTATGCTTGGGGGTGGCATATCCAGACTTAAGCAACATCTAGCTGGGGAAAGGGGAAATGTAGCTCCATGTGAGGAAGTTCCAGAAGAAGTTAAGGTGCAGATTCAACAACTTTTAGGTTTTAAAGTTTTGGAGAAGCTGAAACGGCAGAAGAACGGTAGCAAGAATGCAGTATCGTGCTTTCCAAGTAGGGAAGAAATAAATGATGGGACACATGGGGTTCAGAATTCACGACGACACTCTTTGCGGAGAAAGGCAAAGGAGGTACGGGAAGGAGTTACTAAGGAAgcaaagaggaaaaagaaacatCTTCTTCCAACAACTTTTGTTACTCAATCCGTTAACCAGAATACTGCCCAGATAGAAAGCATAGAACAAGCTGATATGGCTGTTGCTAAATTTGTATACCAAGCGGGTATACCAATCACTGTTGTGAACTCACAATATTTCCAACAAATGGCTGATGCAATTGCTGCTGTAGGCCCTGGTTATAAGATGCCTACTTATTATTCTTTGATGGGCAAATTGCTTGACAGAAGTGTCCAGGATGTTGGAGAATATGTTGAAGAGTTGAGAAAATCATGGGAGGTTACTGGGTGCTCAGTCTTGGTTGATAGGTGGGTGGATAGAACTGGTTCTGTGGTCATAAACTTTTTTGTCTATTGTTCCAAGGGTACCATGTTCCTTAAATCTGTTGATTCATCTGAAATTTCAGAATCAGCTGAGGGCCTTCTAAATTTATTTGACACCATTGTTCAAGAAGTTGGACCGAAGAATATAGTCAATTTTGTGACAGATTCTTCTTCCTTGTTTAAAGCTGCAGGTATACTCTTGGTGGAAAAATACAAGACCTTTTTCTCAAGTGTTTGTGCTGCACATTGTGTGGAGTTGATCCTCGAGGAAATTGAGAAAACCGTAGAAGTAAAAGAGATTGTTGGGAAAGCGAAAAGGATAGTTCAGTTCATATACAACAATGTCTGGGTCCTAAACCAAATAAAGAAGAGAAGTGGTGGAAGAGAAATTATTCACCTTGCATCTACAAGATATTTCTCCATCTTCTTGACTCTGCAAAACATTTTGTCCTTGAAAGACCATCTTCATCAGACATTCACTAGTGATGCTTGGATGCAGTCAGATTTGTCACAGTATGGGGCTGGACTTGAGGTGACAAAGATCACTGCTGATCCACAATTCTGGTCGAAGTGTGATCATATTACAATGGGAACAAAACCATTACTTTCTGTGTTGCAATTTCTTGAGTCAGAGGAGAAGCCATCTGCTGGATTTATATTTGATGCATTTGAAAAAATGAAGAGTAGTGTCATGCTTGCTTTCAACCAGAAGGAATCTGTGTACTTGCCATATTTGAAAGCCATTGACCATGTTTTACTGAAGGAATTTCAGAGCTCCCTTCATGTGGCTGCATGCTACCTAAACCCGTCGATATTCTATAGTCCTACATTCTTATCCAGCAAAGTTATTCAAAAGGGTTTACTGGATTGTATCGAAGCCTTAGAGCCAGATATAACATCTCAGGTCATGATTACAAACAATATAAATTTCTATGAGGAAGCTGTTGGAGATTTTGGGCGGCCAGTTGCATTACATGGTCGGGATTCACTGGCCCCAG CTACTTGGTGGTCATTGTATGGAACTGATTACCCAGATTTACAACGGTTGGCTGTTAGGATATTGAGTCAGACTTGCAGCGTTGTACAATGTCGTAAAAGATGTAGCATGTTCAATTATCTCTATTTAAAGAAGAACTGGCTGGAAAAGCAGAAGATGAATGACCTTGCATTTGCTCATTATAATTTGCAGCTCCAGGAGAG GAGACCGGAGACTTGTAAAGCAAGGTGCTCAATAGATGCAGTAGATCCTGTTCTTTTGGAAGCCATTGATGCGAACATGGAAGATTGGGTGGATGTGAAGGTCACTAATCAGGAGACCTTGGTCACTACTCAGGAGACCTTGGTGGAACATAAACTGTCAAATAGGGATAGTTGTATTGGCAGCACCGATGAGAGAAGCACTGAGGAGACTAGAGATACAGATG AACATTCTTAG